From Primulina huaijiensis isolate GDHJ02 chromosome 15, ASM1229523v2, whole genome shotgun sequence, one genomic window encodes:
- the LOC140959805 gene encoding auxin efflux carrier component 1-like isoform X2, which yields MISLSDFYHVMTAVVPLYVAMILAYGSVKWWKIFTPDQCSGINRFVALFAVPLLSFHFISTNNPYTMNLRFIAADTLQKLIVLAVLAVWNNVSKRGCLEWTITLFSLSTLPNTLVMGIPLLKGMYGDFSGGLMVQIVVLQCIIWYTLMLFMFEYRGAKILISEQFPHTAASIVSIHVDSDVLSLDGRLPLETETQVQENGRLHVTVRKSNASRSDINSRKSNFGFSSTTPRPSNLTNAEIYSLQSSRNPTPRGSSFNHTDFYSMMGGPRNSNFGANDAYGLSSSRGPTPRPSNFEEETGINANKSRFGGTQYPAPNPGIVSPTAKRTNGQQQQDGGKDVHMFVWSSSASPVSENVHGGGHDHGTLDSQHVNNVEGHRDNQEDYSERDELSFGNKANEGEKLGEKKVKVMPPTSVMTRLILIMVWRKLIRNPNTYSSLIGLTWSLVSFRWHVEMPAIISKSISILSDAGLGMAMFSLGLFMALQPRIIACGNSVATFTMAVRFLTGPAVMAAASIAIGLRGVLLRVAIVQAALPQGIVPFVFAKEYNVHPDILSTGVIFGMLIALPITLVYYILLGL from the exons ATGATATCTTTATCCGATTTTTACCATGTTATGACTGCAGTGGTGCCACTGTATGTAGCCATGATTTTAGCCTATGGTTCAGTGAAATGGTGGAAGATTTTCACGCCAGACCAGTGTTCAGGAATCAACCGTTTTGTTGCACTGTTTGCAGTCCCTTTGCTTTCTTTTCACTTCATTTCTACCAACAATCCCTACACTATGAACCTAAGGTTCATTGCCGCTGATACACTGCAAAAGCTCATAGTTCTCGCAGTTTTAGCTGTGTGGAATAATGTGAGCAAGAGGGGTTGTTTGGAATGGACAATAACACTCTTCTCTCTTTCGACTCTCCCCAACACTCTGGTCATGGGCATCCCTTTGCTAAAAGGGATGTATGGGGATTTTTCTGGTGGATTAATGGTGCAAATAGTTGTGCTTCAGTGCATTATTTGGTATACTTTGATGTTGTTCATGTTCGAATACAGAGGCGCAAAGATTCTGATATCTGAGCAGTTCCCACACACTGCTGCATCAATAGTCTCCATCCACGTTGATTCTGATGTCCTGTCATTAGATGGCAGGCTTCCTTTGGAAACCGAGACACAGGTTCAAGAAAATGGGAGACTTCATGTGACTGTTAGGAAATCCAACGCTTCGAGATCAGATAtcaattcaagaaaatcaaattttgggTTCTCCTCCACAACTCCGAGGCCATCAAATCTGACCAATGCAGAGATTTACTCCCTGCAATCTTCAAGAAACCCTACACCTAGAGGGTCTAGCTTTAATCACACTGACTTCTACTCCATGATGGGTGGTCCAAGAAACTCAAACTTTGGGGCAAATGATGCTTATGGACTTTCTAGTTCAAGAGGACCTACCCCTAGGCCTTCAAATTTCGAGGAGGAAACTGGGATTAATGCTAATAAATCAAGATTTGGTGGTACACAATATCCAGCTCCAAATCCTGGCATAGTTTCACCCACAGCTAAGAGGACAAATGGACAGCAGCAGCAAGATGGTGGGAAAGATGTCCATATGTTTGTATGGAGCTCAAGTGCTTCCCCAGTTTCGGAGAATGTGCATGGTGGAGGACATGATCATGGGACATTAGATTCACAACATGTTAATAATG TTGAAGGGCATAGGGACAACCAAGAAGACTACTCGGAGAGGGATGAATTAAGCTTCGGAAACAAAGCAAATGAAGGTGAAAAATTGGGAGAAAAGAAAGTGAAAGTAATGCCTCCCACAAGTGTAATGACAAGGCTTATTTTGATCATGGTTTGGAGAAAGCTCATAAGGAATCCCAACACTTATTCAAGCCTAATTGGACTAACATGGTCTCTAGTTTCTTTCAG gTGGCATGTTGAAATGCCTGCGATAATATCAAAGTCCATTTCCATACTGTCTGATGCAGGACTTGGCATGGCCATGTTTAGTCTTG GGCTATTCATGGCATTACAACCTCGGATTATCGCATGTGGGAACTCGGTTGCAACATTTACAATGGCTGTGAGATTCCTTACAGGACCGGCTGTCATGGCTGCTGCTTCCATTGCTATCGGCCTTCGCGGTGTTCTCTTGCGGGTTGCCATTGTCCAG GCTGCACTTCCTCAAGGAATTGTCCCCTTTGTTTTTGCAAAGGAGTATAACGTACACCCTGATATCCTTAGCACAGG GGTTATATTCGGAATGCTGATCGCGTTACCAATAACGCTCGTCTACTACATTTTATTGGGTCTTTGA
- the LOC140959805 gene encoding auxin efflux carrier component 1-like isoform X1, giving the protein MISLSDFYHVMTAVVPLYVAMILAYGSVKWWKIFTPDQCSGINRFVALFAVPLLSFHFISTNNPYTMNLRFIAADTLQKLIVLAVLAVWNNVSKRGCLEWTITLFSLSTLPNTLVMGIPLLKGMYGDFSGGLMVQIVVLQCIIWYTLMLFMFEYRGAKILISEQFPHTAASIVSIHVDSDVLSLDGRLPLETETQVQENGRLHVTVRKSNASRSDINSRKSNFGFSSTTPRPSNLTNAEIYSLQSSRNPTPRGSSFNHTDFYSMMGGPRNSNFGANDAYGLSSSRGPTPRPSNFEEETGINANKSRFGGTQYPAPNPGIVSPTAKRTNGQQQQDGGKDVHMFVWSSSASPVSENVHGGGHDHGTLDSQHVNNGKEVVRVEGHRDNQEDYSERDELSFGNKANEGEKLGEKKVKVMPPTSVMTRLILIMVWRKLIRNPNTYSSLIGLTWSLVSFRWHVEMPAIISKSISILSDAGLGMAMFSLGLFMALQPRIIACGNSVATFTMAVRFLTGPAVMAAASIAIGLRGVLLRVAIVQAALPQGIVPFVFAKEYNVHPDILSTGVIFGMLIALPITLVYYILLGL; this is encoded by the exons ATGATATCTTTATCCGATTTTTACCATGTTATGACTGCAGTGGTGCCACTGTATGTAGCCATGATTTTAGCCTATGGTTCAGTGAAATGGTGGAAGATTTTCACGCCAGACCAGTGTTCAGGAATCAACCGTTTTGTTGCACTGTTTGCAGTCCCTTTGCTTTCTTTTCACTTCATTTCTACCAACAATCCCTACACTATGAACCTAAGGTTCATTGCCGCTGATACACTGCAAAAGCTCATAGTTCTCGCAGTTTTAGCTGTGTGGAATAATGTGAGCAAGAGGGGTTGTTTGGAATGGACAATAACACTCTTCTCTCTTTCGACTCTCCCCAACACTCTGGTCATGGGCATCCCTTTGCTAAAAGGGATGTATGGGGATTTTTCTGGTGGATTAATGGTGCAAATAGTTGTGCTTCAGTGCATTATTTGGTATACTTTGATGTTGTTCATGTTCGAATACAGAGGCGCAAAGATTCTGATATCTGAGCAGTTCCCACACACTGCTGCATCAATAGTCTCCATCCACGTTGATTCTGATGTCCTGTCATTAGATGGCAGGCTTCCTTTGGAAACCGAGACACAGGTTCAAGAAAATGGGAGACTTCATGTGACTGTTAGGAAATCCAACGCTTCGAGATCAGATAtcaattcaagaaaatcaaattttgggTTCTCCTCCACAACTCCGAGGCCATCAAATCTGACCAATGCAGAGATTTACTCCCTGCAATCTTCAAGAAACCCTACACCTAGAGGGTCTAGCTTTAATCACACTGACTTCTACTCCATGATGGGTGGTCCAAGAAACTCAAACTTTGGGGCAAATGATGCTTATGGACTTTCTAGTTCAAGAGGACCTACCCCTAGGCCTTCAAATTTCGAGGAGGAAACTGGGATTAATGCTAATAAATCAAGATTTGGTGGTACACAATATCCAGCTCCAAATCCTGGCATAGTTTCACCCACAGCTAAGAGGACAAATGGACAGCAGCAGCAAGATGGTGGGAAAGATGTCCATATGTTTGTATGGAGCTCAAGTGCTTCCCCAGTTTCGGAGAATGTGCATGGTGGAGGACATGATCATGGGACATTAGATTCACAACATGTTAATAATGGTAAAGAAGTTGTTAGAG TTGAAGGGCATAGGGACAACCAAGAAGACTACTCGGAGAGGGATGAATTAAGCTTCGGAAACAAAGCAAATGAAGGTGAAAAATTGGGAGAAAAGAAAGTGAAAGTAATGCCTCCCACAAGTGTAATGACAAGGCTTATTTTGATCATGGTTTGGAGAAAGCTCATAAGGAATCCCAACACTTATTCAAGCCTAATTGGACTAACATGGTCTCTAGTTTCTTTCAG gTGGCATGTTGAAATGCCTGCGATAATATCAAAGTCCATTTCCATACTGTCTGATGCAGGACTTGGCATGGCCATGTTTAGTCTTG GGCTATTCATGGCATTACAACCTCGGATTATCGCATGTGGGAACTCGGTTGCAACATTTACAATGGCTGTGAGATTCCTTACAGGACCGGCTGTCATGGCTGCTGCTTCCATTGCTATCGGCCTTCGCGGTGTTCTCTTGCGGGTTGCCATTGTCCAG GCTGCACTTCCTCAAGGAATTGTCCCCTTTGTTTTTGCAAAGGAGTATAACGTACACCCTGATATCCTTAGCACAGG GGTTATATTCGGAATGCTGATCGCGTTACCAATAACGCTCGTCTACTACATTTTATTGGGTCTTTGA